A segment of the Yoonia vestfoldensis genome:
GCCAGCGTGACGGCATTAGTGCCCTTGCACCGCTCCAGATAGACCATCGATAGCCGGTCACGACTGGCCATGGCCACCGGCATACCTGTGTAATCGGCTAATTCCTGCATAAAGGGCTTTGCGAGTTGCCGCAGCGGAATCCCTGCAAGGCAGGAGAAACCCAGCGAAAGCACTGGAGGGGCCAGTCGATAACGTGCTGTATCCGGATCGTAGCTGAGGTATTCCAGCTTGTTCAGTGTATAGGCCAGCCTTGAGACCGTCGATCTGCTCAGGCCAGTGCGCTCGGCCATCTCACCGTTCCCCAGAGCCTCCCCTTCCCGCCGAAAGGCCCGCAACAGCTCCAAGCCGCGCGCCAACGCCGTGACAAAATCGCGGTCCTGTCTCTCGGCATCCTTGGTGCGGTCTTTCCTTGGTCTCACGGCATCCCTCCTCGGGAAGAATTATGCGTCTTGAAACACATCTAAACGATCGATAACGTCCGCGTCAATACTGCAGTAAACTTTTCCGCTATGCGGAAAACTAAGGTCATCCACCTGGCCCCCTTCGTGCCGGATCCTGCGGATGACACAACTAAGCGAGGGCATAACGCCATGAAAGAAATGAATTATCCGACCATCCAGCACCTCATCGGACGGGACTGGATCGCTTCTCCCACCCCGGAGGATCGTGCAGTCATAAACCCTGCAAACGGGCAAACTATCGGACAGATTCCGCAGGCTAGCGCCGCAGATCTAGACCATGCGGTTCACTCGGCCGAATCAGCTTTTCGCCGATGGAAAAACAGTTCTCCCATGGAACGAAGTGCGATTTTGCGGCGGTTTGCCGACCTGCTGCGCCAAAATGACAGACTGATCGCTGGCTGGATCACACTCGATGAAGGCAAGCCGCTGGTTGAGGCTTTGGCTGAGGTCCGCTCCTCGGCTGACCACGTCGACTGGCACGCCGAGGAATGTCGGCGCATTTATGGGCGCATCATTC
Coding sequences within it:
- a CDS encoding IclR family transcriptional regulator: MRPRKDRTKDAERQDRDFVTALARGLELLRAFRREGEALGNGEMAERTGLSRSTVSRLAYTLNKLEYLSYDPDTARYRLAPPVLSLGFSCLAGIPLRQLAKPFMQELADYTGMPVAMASRDRLSMVYLERCKGTNAVTLAIEVGAHIKLATTAVGRACIAAHDPDERARILALVEEHEGDNWPNVQPGIEAAIADYQQHGYCTSFTEWKRDVNAVAVPFVPKDGSPIIAFNCGGPSQTLTRDWIESDVAHRLVDLVRRVAAVAP